One Lentibacillus cibarius DNA window includes the following coding sequences:
- a CDS encoding ABC transporter ATP-binding protein encodes MSNIKQYLQFVRPYKWKILITVMVGIAKFGIPLLMPLILRYVIDHIINANDMTDAAKLEQLFWLMGGAFVIFLIIRPPIEYFRQYLAQWVGNTILYDIRDKLFDHLQKLSLRFYSQTKTGEIISRVIHDVEQTKTFVVTGMMNIWLDMITILIAIVIMLTMNVSLTIVAIILFPFYGFSVKFFYGKLRRLTRERSQSLAEVQGHLHERVQGIPVTRSFALEDYEQDQFDSRNENFLQKALNHTDWNAKTFAVMNTITDLAPLLVIGYAGYQVINGHVSVGDMSAFVLYMEKVYNPLRRLISSSTVLTQSVASIDRVFDLMNESYDIVDKPNAKKLDRVEGKINVDHVSFKYEEEEADVLKDVTLHVESGETIAFVGISGGGKSTLVSLIPRFYDVTDGSIKVDGTDIRDVQARSLRNNIGMVLQDNILFSESIAMNIRMGNPDATDEEVKAAAKAANAHDFITGLQYGYDTLVGERGVKLSGGQKQRIAIARVFLKNPPILIFDEATSALDLESEHIIQEAMERLASDRTTFIVAHRLSTITHADRIVVIEGGEIKEIGSHAELMERKGHYYDLYQVQHLDDDQ; translated from the coding sequence ATGAGCAATATTAAACAATATTTGCAGTTTGTCCGACCGTATAAATGGAAAATTCTAATAACGGTAATGGTCGGCATCGCCAAATTCGGTATTCCGCTTCTTATGCCACTGATTTTGAGATACGTTATCGACCATATTATTAATGCGAATGACATGACAGATGCTGCAAAACTGGAGCAATTATTCTGGCTTATGGGTGGAGCCTTTGTCATATTTCTGATCATCCGTCCGCCGATAGAATACTTTCGACAATATTTGGCGCAATGGGTAGGCAACACAATCCTTTATGACATCAGGGATAAGCTGTTTGACCACTTACAAAAATTGAGCCTCAGGTTCTATTCTCAGACAAAAACCGGGGAAATTATTTCCCGGGTAATACATGATGTCGAACAGACGAAAACTTTTGTCGTAACTGGAATGATGAACATCTGGCTGGATATGATCACAATTTTAATTGCTATCGTCATTATGTTGACAATGAACGTCAGCCTAACCATTGTCGCCATTATTTTGTTCCCATTCTACGGTTTTTCGGTCAAATTTTTTTACGGCAAACTCAGACGCCTAACACGGGAACGATCCCAGTCACTGGCTGAAGTGCAGGGACATTTGCATGAACGTGTGCAGGGAATTCCGGTGACGAGAAGCTTTGCGCTTGAAGATTATGAACAGGACCAATTCGATTCACGAAATGAGAATTTCCTGCAAAAAGCATTGAACCATACCGACTGGAATGCAAAGACATTCGCGGTGATGAATACAATTACCGATCTCGCGCCATTATTGGTCATTGGGTATGCTGGCTATCAAGTGATTAACGGACACGTCTCTGTTGGTGACATGAGTGCATTCGTCTTGTATATGGAAAAGGTGTACAATCCGCTACGCAGGCTGATTAGTTCTTCCACGGTATTGACACAATCCGTGGCTTCAATTGATCGTGTCTTTGATTTGATGAATGAATCGTATGATATTGTCGATAAACCAAATGCAAAAAAACTAGACCGGGTGGAAGGAAAAATTAATGTAGACCATGTTTCCTTCAAGTATGAGGAAGAGGAAGCAGACGTGTTAAAAGATGTGACGCTTCACGTCGAAAGTGGCGAAACCATCGCGTTTGTCGGTATCAGTGGTGGCGGAAAGTCAACGCTTGTCAGTCTTATTCCCCGTTTCTATGATGTAACCGATGGATCCATTAAGGTAGACGGCACCGATATTCGTGACGTGCAGGCACGATCACTGCGCAACAATATCGGCATGGTATTACAGGATAACATATTGTTCAGTGAATCAATTGCCATGAACATCCGGATGGGGAACCCAGATGCAACAGACGAAGAAGTGAAGGCTGCAGCAAAAGCAGCGAATGCGCATGATTTTATTACAGGGCTACAGTACGGCTATGATACACTTGTCGGCGAACGAGGTGTGAAACTTTCCGGTGGTCAGAAACAACGGATCGCCATTGCCCGTGTATTTCTTAAAAATCCGCCGATCTTAATCTTTGACGAAGCGACATCAGCACTTGATTTAGAAAGTGAGCACATTATTCAGGAAGCAATGGAACGTCTTGCATCAGACCGGACTACCTTCATTGTGGCTCACCGTCTATCTACCATTACACATGCTGATCGGATTGTCGTTATTGAAGGCGGTGAGATTAAGGAAATAGGGTCACACGCTGAACTGATGGAAAGAAAAGGACATTATTATGATCTGTATCAGGTGCAGCATTTGGACGACGATCAGTGA
- a CDS encoding glutamate-1-semialdehyde 2,1-aminomutase, which produces MDFSTSKALYEEACNHIVGGVNSPSRAYKGVGGGTPVYMEQAKGAYFWDVDGNKYIDYLGAYGPIITGHAHPHIAEAISHAAHNGVLYGTPTKLENRFAKMLKEAIPSLEKVRFTNSGTEAVMTTVRVARAYTGRDKVIKFSGSYHGHFDSVLVEAGSGPATLGTPDSAGIPQSVARDVITVPFNDLDTFRKAMERWGDEIAAVLVEPIVGNFGIVEPREGFLQGVKDITHDAGALVIYDEVIAAFRFTYGSTQQIYGVEPDMTAMGKIIGGGLPIGAYGGRQDIMEQVAPLGPAYQAGTMAGNPASMASGIACLEILQEDGVYEKLDALGKRLEQGILQKASESGIPISVNRVCGAMTVYFGGGNVENYEQAEDSDGEAFSEFFHLMLEQGINLAPSKFEAWFLTTEHTESDIDQTIDAAGKAFAAMATK; this is translated from the coding sequence ATGGACTTTTCTACATCAAAGGCATTATACGAAGAAGCATGTAACCATATTGTCGGCGGAGTGAACTCGCCGTCACGCGCCTATAAGGGTGTCGGTGGCGGGACACCGGTATACATGGAACAGGCAAAAGGCGCTTATTTCTGGGATGTCGATGGCAATAAATATATTGATTACCTAGGAGCATACGGACCGATTATCACTGGTCACGCGCACCCACATATCGCCGAAGCCATCAGCCATGCCGCTCATAACGGGGTTTTATATGGCACACCAACAAAGCTCGAGAATCGGTTTGCTAAAATGTTAAAAGAAGCAATCCCATCGCTGGAAAAGGTGCGATTTACCAATTCAGGAACCGAAGCTGTCATGACAACGGTCCGTGTCGCCCGTGCCTATACTGGACGTGATAAAGTCATCAAGTTTTCTGGTAGTTATCATGGCCATTTCGATTCAGTATTAGTTGAAGCAGGATCCGGACCGGCGACACTTGGCACGCCTGATTCTGCTGGGATTCCGCAGTCTGTTGCCAGAGATGTCATTACGGTACCATTCAATGATCTGGATACATTCCGAAAAGCAATGGAGCGCTGGGGTGATGAGATTGCGGCCGTACTTGTCGAACCGATTGTCGGCAATTTCGGCATTGTCGAGCCGCGTGAAGGATTCCTGCAAGGGGTCAAGGATATCACCCATGACGCCGGCGCGCTTGTCATTTATGATGAAGTGATTGCCGCATTCCGATTTACATACGGTAGCACACAGCAGATTTATGGTGTTGAGCCGGATATGACAGCCATGGGTAAAATTATTGGCGGCGGTCTGCCAATCGGTGCATACGGCGGTCGTCAGGACATCATGGAACAGGTAGCCCCGCTCGGACCTGCATATCAGGCAGGAACAATGGCGGGAAACCCCGCCTCAATGGCTTCGGGAATTGCTTGCCTGGAAATACTGCAGGAAGACGGTGTCTACGAAAAACTAGACGCACTTGGCAAGCGACTGGAACAAGGCATTTTACAAAAAGCATCTGAATCAGGTATTCCAATTTCTGTAAACAGGGTATGTGGTGCCATGACCGTTTATTTTGGTGGTGGTAACGTTGAAAACTACGAACAAGCTGAAGACAGTGACGGCGAAGCATTTTCTGAATTCTTCCATCTGATGCTGGAACAAGGGATTAATCTGGCACCGTCCAAGTTCGAAGCATGGTTTTTGACAACCGAGCATACTGAAAGTGATATTGATCAAACGATTGATGCAGCTGGAAAAGCATTTGCGGCTATGGCGACAAAATAA
- a CDS encoding ion channel, whose protein sequence is MNLISWLIMSAIVIIVFVSIVTFVRSGKLSNMQESRFSAEIFYTLLVIYLIVIFGFALIYFILSMNQILLVENGELREVSVFGSLVHSIYFSGVTLLTIGYGDITPIGIGRIIALIQALIGYICRLLSY, encoded by the coding sequence ATGAATCTTATTTCATGGTTGATCATGTCGGCGATTGTTATCATCGTTTTTGTTAGTATTGTTACCTTTGTCCGTAGTGGAAAGCTAAGCAATATGCAAGAAAGCCGGTTTTCCGCAGAAATATTTTATACACTTTTAGTTATCTATCTCATTGTTATTTTTGGCTTCGCATTAATTTATTTCATTTTGTCTATGAATCAAATTTTACTGGTCGAGAATGGCGAACTACGGGAAGTCAGTGTGTTCGGGTCACTCGTTCATTCCATTTACTTTAGTGGTGTTACCTTATTGACAATTGGCTATGGTGACATCACACCGATTGGTATTGGAAGGATAATCGCGCTGATCCAAGCATTAATTGGTTACATTTGCCGGCTGCTTTCGTACTGA
- the bcp gene encoding thioredoxin-dependent thiol peroxidase yields MRTVVGEQAPDFTLPNQNGKQVSLSDFRGQHVVLYFYPKDMTPGCTNQACDFRDAQESFSELNAVIIGVSPDPAERHQKFIDKHDLPFMLLADEDHKVAADYGVWKLKKNFGKEFYGIERSTFIIDKEGNLQKEFRKVKVDGHVEEALNYLRENN; encoded by the coding sequence ATGCGTACTGTTGTGGGCGAGCAAGCACCGGACTTCACACTGCCGAATCAGAACGGGAAACAAGTAAGCCTGTCTGACTTCCGGGGTCAACATGTCGTTCTCTACTTTTATCCGAAAGACATGACACCCGGCTGTACAAACCAAGCGTGCGATTTTCGTGATGCACAGGAGTCCTTCAGTGAGCTGAATGCGGTTATCATTGGTGTAAGTCCGGACCCTGCCGAGCGCCACCAGAAATTTATTGATAAACATGATTTGCCGTTTATGCTGCTTGCAGATGAGGATCATAAAGTGGCAGCGGATTATGGTGTGTGGAAGTTAAAGAAAAACTTCGGAAAAGAGTTCTACGGCATCGAACGTTCCACTTTCATTATTGATAAAGAGGGCAACTTACAAAAGGAATTCCGTAAAGTAAAAGTCGACGGGCATGTTGAGGAGGCACTCAATTATTTAAGGGAGAATAATTAA
- a CDS encoding D-2-hydroxyacid dehydrogenase, translated as MVILSSAKISEKHRKTLREHYPNATFIFCSNMDEAKHKIKHAEILITFGEDLSADIISQATNLKWIMVISAGIDQLPFEAINERGILVTNARGIHKVPMAEYAISMLLQVYRQEKQLIENEAAKKWDRSVRMKEITGKTILIAGTGAIGQEVARLAKAFRMKVYGVSRSGRDLEYFDKNFSQSKMETVLPEVDFVVSVLPSTPSTKGFFTYDHFKQMPNHAVFLNMGRGDAVRDDDIIRALQEGEIAHAVLDVFAEEPLPENDPRWTMENVTVTPHMSGISPHYQKRALEVFEENLKVYLQNRNDFVNRIDVTKGY; from the coding sequence TTGGTCATTTTATCTTCAGCAAAGATTTCGGAAAAACACCGGAAAACATTGCGCGAACACTACCCGAATGCAACATTTATTTTCTGCAGTAATATGGACGAGGCTAAACATAAAATAAAGCATGCTGAGATTTTGATTACGTTTGGGGAAGACCTTTCTGCCGACATCATCAGTCAGGCAACAAATCTCAAGTGGATTATGGTGATATCAGCCGGTATCGATCAACTGCCGTTCGAGGCAATAAATGAACGAGGCATTCTGGTGACGAATGCTAGAGGAATACATAAAGTCCCGATGGCTGAATATGCAATTTCAATGCTCTTGCAAGTGTATCGTCAGGAGAAACAGCTGATTGAAAACGAAGCAGCCAAAAAGTGGGATCGATCGGTACGCATGAAAGAAATAACCGGTAAAACAATACTTATTGCCGGTACAGGTGCAATAGGCCAGGAAGTAGCGCGACTTGCCAAAGCGTTTCGAATGAAGGTATACGGTGTATCGAGAAGCGGGAGGGATTTGGAGTATTTCGACAAAAATTTTTCCCAAAGTAAAATGGAAACCGTGTTGCCCGAGGTTGATTTCGTCGTCTCTGTGTTGCCGAGTACACCATCAACAAAAGGCTTTTTCACGTATGATCATTTCAAACAGATGCCGAATCATGCCGTGTTTCTAAACATGGGTAGAGGTGATGCGGTCCGTGACGATGACATCATCAGGGCACTCCAGGAAGGTGAGATTGCCCATGCTGTGCTTGACGTGTTTGCAGAAGAACCATTACCGGAAAACGACCCACGCTGGACAATGGAAAATGTTACAGTCACCCCGCACATGTCCGGCATTTCACCACATTACCAAAAACGAGCACTAGAGGTATTTGAGGAGAATCTTAAGGTATATTTACAAAACCGGAATGATTTTGTGAATCGAATCGATGTAACAAAGGGCTATTAG
- the perR gene encoding peroxide-responsive transcriptional repressor PerR, with protein sequence MTVSDERLQEAINTLKESGVRITPQRHAVLEYLLHSTIHPTADDIYKALESKFPNMSVATVYNNLRVLRETGLVRELTYGDSSSRYDYNSSEHYHIICEVCGKIEDFHYPILDEVESLAEQVTGFDVSHHRMEIYGTCESCQKTETAKH encoded by the coding sequence ATGACGGTGTCTGATGAAAGATTGCAGGAAGCGATTAATACACTAAAAGAATCTGGTGTGCGTATAACACCACAACGTCATGCGGTTCTTGAATACCTTCTTCATTCAACGATTCACCCAACAGCTGATGACATATATAAAGCCCTCGAGAGCAAATTCCCAAATATGAGTGTTGCCACTGTATATAATAACTTACGTGTGCTTCGCGAAACCGGGCTTGTTCGTGAATTGACGTATGGTGATTCATCAAGCCGTTATGACTACAATTCAAGTGAACATTATCATATCATTTGTGAAGTGTGCGGGAAAATTGAGGACTTTCATTATCCAATACTGGATGAAGTAGAGTCATTGGCAGAACAGGTTACCGGTTTTGATGTGAGTCATCACCGAATGGAAATTTACGGTACTTGTGAAAGCTGCCAAAAAACTGAAACAGCGAAACATTGA
- a CDS encoding YgzB family protein, which translates to MAENLVYSSKINKIRSFALILIFVGFAIMYGGLLAKKIEWLMLILFLIGILFILLSCVVYFWIGMLSTKAVSIVCPNCEKPTKMLGRVDACMHCKQPLTLDKDLEGMEFDEKYNKRKYRKQAKSNKKR; encoded by the coding sequence ATGGCTGAAAATCTGGTTTATTCCAGCAAAATAAATAAGATCCGTTCTTTTGCGCTTATTTTAATTTTTGTCGGTTTTGCTATTATGTACGGTGGGCTGCTGGCTAAAAAAATTGAATGGCTGATGCTGATCTTATTTCTAATCGGAATCTTATTTATACTACTAAGCTGTGTTGTTTATTTCTGGATTGGCATGTTATCTACCAAGGCTGTTTCAATCGTTTGCCCAAACTGTGAAAAACCGACAAAAATGTTGGGCCGTGTTGATGCTTGCATGCATTGTAAACAGCCGTTAACGCTTGATAAGGATTTGGAAGGTATGGAATTCGATGAGAAATACAATAAACGGAAATACCGGAAACAAGCAAAGTCGAACAAAAAGCGGTGA
- a CDS encoding nucleotidyltransferase-like protein encodes MKELFKPIYQEQINDANTLGIILIEKTKPDSSITDNFDVIMLVIVKASNTDHHEKHYEFNNKTAAMLTLTENSLNKWIDTNGNRKSVEWIFAGKVVFDRDGYISKLKDQLRRFPHEKRDLRKAMEFGELLKSYSEARDLYMSEQYKDAFSRMVRTLHYLARLALVEKGYHPEVTLWNQVKKIDPEIYKLYDELIESDEPIAKRVQLMMLAADFVISRRAKVSAKHLLEIMEEKSSWSYEELKNHSKIASYVFGLTAILHYLTEKGILAVEKEETKVGGVYLRRYHVN; translated from the coding sequence ATGAAAGAATTATTCAAACCAATTTATCAAGAACAAATAAACGATGCCAATACATTGGGTATCATTTTAATTGAGAAGACGAAACCGGACAGTTCAATTACCGATAATTTTGATGTGATTATGCTTGTTATTGTAAAAGCGTCAAATACCGATCATCACGAAAAACATTACGAATTCAATAACAAAACCGCAGCAATGCTTACCTTGACCGAGAACTCACTTAATAAATGGATTGATACTAATGGGAATCGAAAATCTGTAGAGTGGATATTTGCCGGTAAGGTTGTTTTTGATCGTGATGGATACATTTCAAAATTGAAAGACCAGTTAAGAAGGTTTCCACATGAAAAAAGAGATTTACGCAAAGCAATGGAGTTCGGCGAGTTGCTCAAAAGTTATAGTGAAGCTAGGGATCTTTATATGTCCGAACAATATAAAGATGCTTTTAGTAGAATGGTTCGTACCCTTCATTATCTTGCCAGGCTTGCATTAGTCGAAAAAGGATATCACCCTGAAGTAACACTGTGGAATCAGGTGAAGAAAATAGATCCTGAAATATATAAACTGTACGATGAATTAATTGAAAGTGATGAACCTATAGCCAAGCGGGTACAGCTGATGATGCTAGCTGCCGACTTTGTGATTAGCAGAAGAGCAAAGGTATCAGCAAAACATCTATTGGAGATAATGGAAGAAAAAAGCTCATGGTCTTATGAAGAGCTAAAAAATCATTCTAAAATAGCTTCCTATGTATTTGGCTTAACGGCAATACTTCATTATTTAACGGAGAAAGGCATACTGGCAGTGGAGAAAGAGGAAACAAAGGTTGGTGGTGTTTATTTACGAAGGTATCATGTAAACTGA